The proteins below come from a single Psychrobacter sp. PL19 genomic window:
- a CDS encoding DUF3360 family protein, whose translation MSNTQIPPSGSSPQLPNPSDDHHELQEGSYAELHKPNSSFKNRDAYLNHELQIMQPKRWRANLPFRDYRFEYEDTIPAMAATIGKVVMVGAIAATFAGPLGLGEAFVLENVRYELLIVSVFIILFSGFFLPTANLAGTHGPLIPLIPIVVAAGGHPMAFGLLIGAFGLLLAVSKGGSLLANLTSKGVCGGLLLYLGFIGTTSQVKNLFAWAEGIGMSHIAFIVILLTIVLYAVLENFNKRWLAVPLSCLLGGGVAFALGAPFEFQTGPGLPHMSPAYWWGENTGWMLGLPTVESFVVVLPFAVLAVAMWSPDFLGHQVFQKISYPKRTEKVLMDIDDTMVSASVRQVAGSVLGGANFASSWGTYIVPAAIAKRPIPAGAVLTALFCVVAGLWGYPMDLAIWEPVMCVALIVGVFIPLLEAGMEMTREGKTTQSAAIVVFASALVNPAFGWSITLLLDNLGLIGSKKRSASLSKMSRWIIPTVMFVVLTGVMAVVGMLPGIPALLPNFRP comes from the coding sequence ATGAGTAATACCCAGATTCCCCCATCAGGGTCTAGCCCGCAGCTACCGAATCCATCCGATGACCACCACGAGTTGCAAGAAGGCAGCTATGCCGAGTTGCATAAGCCAAACTCTAGTTTCAAAAACCGTGACGCTTATCTTAATCATGAACTACAAATCATGCAGCCTAAGCGCTGGCGTGCCAATTTGCCGTTCCGTGATTATCGTTTTGAGTATGAAGATACTATTCCAGCAATGGCGGCAACGATTGGCAAAGTAGTGATGGTGGGCGCCATCGCTGCGACCTTCGCAGGGCCGCTAGGGCTGGGCGAAGCATTTGTGCTAGAAAACGTACGCTATGAGCTATTAATCGTCTCTGTTTTTATTATTTTATTCTCAGGGTTCTTCTTACCAACCGCTAACCTTGCTGGTACCCACGGCCCGCTGATTCCTTTGATACCTATTGTGGTTGCTGCCGGTGGGCATCCAATGGCCTTTGGTTTGCTTATTGGTGCTTTTGGTCTCTTGCTAGCGGTTAGTAAGGGGGGGAGTTTGCTGGCAAACTTGACCAGTAAAGGCGTGTGCGGTGGTTTGTTACTGTACTTGGGCTTTATCGGTACCACCTCGCAAGTCAAAAATTTATTCGCCTGGGCAGAAGGTATTGGCATGTCGCATATTGCCTTCATTGTGATTTTGCTCACCATCGTGCTGTATGCTGTTTTAGAGAATTTTAATAAGCGTTGGCTTGCGGTACCACTTAGCTGTTTATTAGGCGGCGGGGTTGCCTTCGCATTAGGCGCACCATTTGAGTTTCAGACCGGACCTGGTTTGCCGCATATGAGCCCAGCATATTGGTGGGGCGAAAATACCGGTTGGATGCTTGGTCTGCCTACCGTCGAGAGCTTTGTCGTAGTGCTCCCATTTGCAGTGTTGGCAGTAGCGATGTGGTCACCTGATTTTTTGGGTCACCAAGTGTTTCAAAAAATCAGCTACCCTAAGCGTACCGAAAAAGTATTGATGGATATTGATGACACTATGGTCAGTGCATCCGTTCGACAGGTTGCAGGCTCGGTGCTTGGCGGTGCAAACTTTGCCTCATCGTGGGGCACCTACATTGTCCCTGCAGCGATTGCCAAGCGTCCTATTCCAGCTGGTGCGGTATTAACCGCATTATTCTGTGTAGTAGCAGGACTTTGGGGCTATCCGATGGATTTGGCGATTTGGGAACCGGTGATGTGCGTGGCCTTGATTGTAGGGGTTTTTATTCCGTTACTAGAAGCGGGCATGGAAATGACGCGTGAAGGTAAAACCACCCAGTCTGCTGCGATTGTGGTCTTTGCTTCAGCTCTGGTCAACCCAGCCTTTGGTTGGTCAATTACCTTACTACTCGACAACTTAGGCTTGATTGGTTCAAAAAAGCGTAGTGCTAGCTTGAGTAAAATGAGCCGCTGGATCATTCCCACGGTCATGTTTGTGGTACTTACTGGGGTGATGGCTGTGGTTGGTATGTTACCGGGCATTCCAGCCTTGCTACCGAATTTCCGTCCTTAA
- the trmD gene encoding tRNA (guanosine(37)-N1)-methyltransferase TrmD, translating into MYFAVISIFPEMFAAIREFGITGRAVTQTQITIECINPRDYTTDNYRRIDERPYGGGPGMVMMAEPLSQAIEDARLRASQHGCRIDSEYCPVIYMSPQGQTLSESNVVNMTEYDGMIILCGRYEGIDERLLSQHVDMEVSVGDYVLTGGELPAMVLMDSVIRRLPNIMGDDQSAEQDSFVDGLLDCPHYTKPHNFAGMAVPEVLVSGHHANIAKWRFSQQVERTQTRRPDLWQAFRPTTQQAKWLKALAKIDKK; encoded by the coding sequence ATGTATTTTGCCGTGATTAGTATTTTTCCTGAGATGTTTGCAGCGATTCGTGAGTTTGGTATCACGGGACGTGCGGTCACTCAGACGCAAATCACGATCGAATGTATTAACCCGCGTGATTACACCACTGACAACTATCGCCGTATTGATGAACGTCCGTATGGTGGCGGTCCTGGCATGGTGATGATGGCTGAGCCATTATCACAAGCCATCGAGGATGCCCGCCTACGCGCCAGTCAGCATGGTTGCCGTATTGATAGTGAGTACTGCCCGGTGATTTATATGTCGCCACAAGGGCAGACACTCAGCGAAAGTAACGTGGTCAACATGACTGAGTATGACGGCATGATTATATTATGTGGTCGTTACGAAGGTATTGATGAACGCCTATTATCGCAGCATGTCGATATGGAAGTGTCGGTTGGAGATTATGTGTTGACTGGTGGCGAGCTACCAGCGATGGTGCTAATGGATAGTGTGATACGTCGTCTACCTAATATAATGGGTGATGACCAATCAGCAGAACAAGACTCGTTTGTCGATGGCTTGCTCGATTGCCCACACTATACTAAGCCACATAATTTTGCTGGTATGGCAGTGCCTGAAGTACTAGTGTCAGGCCACCATGCCAACATTGCCAAATGGCGCTTTAGTCAGCAAGTTGAACGCACGCAAACGCGGCGTCCAGATTTATGGCAGGCTTTTAGGCCAACGACGCAGCAAGCTAAATGGTTAAAAGCATTGGCAAAAATAGATAAAAAGTAG
- the lgt gene encoding prolipoprotein diacylglyceryl transferase yields the protein MMIHPQYDPVALAVGPIEVHWYGLMYLLAFAAAYGLAWYRSTKRDNWTTDMVSDLVFYGALGVILGGRIGYVLFYQFGELLQNPAYLLRVWEGGMSFHGGFIGVMLGMWFFARKYKKTPFQVFDFVVPCVPTGLFFGRLGNYINAELWGRVSDGGYNWLTYFPQAASFDMQQLQTNPAMQELMIEVNGQYLLPRHPSQLYEAFAEGLLLFLFLWWYSSKPRPRMAATAVFLLGYGVSRFIIEFFRQPDADQGFVLLGWMTKGQILSAPMIILGFILLVYAYKRGIYDWGKQSAY from the coding sequence ATGATGATTCATCCCCAGTATGATCCTGTAGCATTAGCGGTTGGGCCAATCGAAGTCCATTGGTATGGGCTGATGTATTTGCTGGCGTTTGCAGCCGCTTATGGGCTGGCATGGTATCGCAGTACTAAGCGTGATAACTGGACAACTGATATGGTCTCCGACCTAGTGTTCTACGGCGCGTTAGGGGTGATATTAGGCGGCCGTATCGGTTATGTACTGTTTTACCAGTTTGGTGAGTTGCTGCAAAACCCCGCCTATCTTCTAAGAGTATGGGAAGGGGGTATGTCGTTCCATGGCGGCTTTATCGGTGTCATGTTAGGTATGTGGTTCTTTGCGCGTAAGTATAAAAAAACCCCGTTTCAAGTATTCGACTTTGTCGTTCCTTGCGTGCCGACAGGTCTATTTTTCGGGCGCTTAGGTAACTATATCAATGCTGAGCTGTGGGGCCGAGTTTCTGATGGTGGTTATAATTGGTTGACCTACTTCCCGCAAGCGGCTTCCTTTGATATGCAACAGCTACAAACCAATCCTGCCATGCAAGAGCTGATGATTGAGGTAAATGGTCAGTATCTACTGCCTCGTCACCCTTCACAGCTGTATGAAGCCTTTGCTGAAGGGTTATTATTGTTTCTATTTTTATGGTGGTATTCCTCTAAACCACGCCCACGTATGGCAGCGACGGCTGTGTTCCTATTGGGATATGGAGTAAGCCGCTTCATCATTGAGTTTTTCCGCCAGCCGGATGCCGACCAAGGCTTTGTGTTGTTAGGTTGGATGACCAAAGGGCAAATATTGTCGGCACCGATGATAATCCTTGGCTTTATTCTCCTGGTCTATGCTTATAAGCGCGGTATTTATGATTGGGGTAAGCAATCTGCTTATTAA
- the uvrC gene encoding excinuclease ABC subunit UvrC, protein MVTVSASSTVDDKQARLKHLIKRLPNLPGVYKMLGKNGDILYVGKAKSLKSRVNSYFAKTIDHPKTRALVARIHNIETIITRGETEALLLEQNLIKEYRPPYNVLLRDDKSYLYVFISADKSYPRLAYGRGKGNHQKGRFFGPFPSAHAAKETLVLMQKMFQMRQCTNTFFRQRKRPCLEYQIKRCRAPCVGLVTPEDYAEDVTNTIRFLKGDSSDIHNALIEKMEASAEELDFEKAVFYRDQLSMLREVQARQAVYTVEGEADVIAITSQAGITAVNVLTVRGGRVLGGKNYFPDVDSSESLADNLSAFIMSFYFQVTDDLPAEIILSHELPDQSAVSEALATHFGSKVTIKTSVREHRAEWLDLATLNANNALKTKLGDYLELHARFGALKDVLASVTDRVIDRIECFDISHTMGEATIGSCVVFDQGGSRRRDYRQYAIHDITGGDDYAAMKQVLTRRYKKQPLPDLLLIDGGKGQLSMAKEVLVELGILGDTLLIGVAKGEGRKAGLEVLHFLDHDPLDLPMDSKALHLLMHIRDEAHRFAITAHRKKRDKRRSSSVLEVIPGLGEKRRRDILNHFGGMQQLLGASQQELGGVPGIGPVLAKTVYKVLHE, encoded by the coding sequence ATGGTTACTGTCTCAGCATCGAGTACCGTCGATGACAAGCAAGCCCGTCTTAAACATTTAATTAAGCGCCTGCCAAATTTGCCAGGGGTGTATAAAATGTTGGGTAAAAATGGCGATATTCTATATGTTGGTAAGGCCAAGTCGCTTAAAAGCCGGGTAAATAGCTATTTCGCTAAGACTATTGATCACCCGAAGACTCGAGCATTGGTCGCGCGTATTCATAACATCGAAACCATTATTACTCGTGGTGAGACCGAAGCGTTACTGCTTGAGCAAAATTTAATCAAGGAATATCGTCCCCCTTATAACGTGCTACTGCGTGACGATAAGTCCTATCTATATGTGTTTATATCAGCAGACAAGTCCTATCCACGCTTGGCTTATGGACGCGGCAAAGGCAATCATCAAAAAGGTCGTTTTTTTGGGCCTTTCCCTTCAGCGCATGCGGCCAAAGAAACTTTAGTATTGATGCAAAAAATGTTTCAGATGCGCCAGTGCACCAATACCTTTTTTCGTCAGCGTAAACGCCCTTGTTTAGAGTATCAAATCAAACGCTGCCGCGCGCCCTGCGTGGGTCTGGTGACGCCGGAAGATTATGCTGAAGATGTGACTAATACTATTCGCTTTTTAAAGGGCGATTCTAGTGATATCCATAATGCATTGATCGAAAAGATGGAAGCTTCTGCTGAAGAACTGGATTTTGAAAAGGCCGTATTTTATCGCGATCAGCTGTCTATGCTGCGCGAGGTACAAGCGCGGCAAGCGGTTTATACGGTAGAAGGTGAGGCTGATGTGATAGCGATTACCAGTCAAGCAGGAATAACGGCTGTTAATGTATTGACGGTGCGAGGCGGTCGTGTGCTGGGCGGCAAGAACTATTTTCCTGATGTCGATAGCAGTGAATCGCTAGCAGATAACTTGTCAGCCTTTATTATGTCGTTTTATTTTCAAGTGACTGATGACTTGCCTGCCGAGATTATCTTGAGCCATGAACTACCGGATCAAAGCGCGGTTAGTGAAGCCTTAGCGACTCATTTTGGCAGTAAAGTCACGATAAAAACCAGCGTACGCGAACACCGTGCAGAATGGTTAGACCTGGCAACTCTTAACGCTAATAATGCGTTAAAAACCAAGCTTGGCGATTATCTAGAGCTGCATGCGCGTTTTGGTGCGCTAAAAGACGTATTAGCGTCAGTGACAGATCGAGTGATTGATCGTATTGAGTGCTTTGATATCTCGCATACTATGGGCGAAGCGACCATTGGCAGCTGCGTGGTCTTTGACCAAGGTGGTTCGCGTCGGCGGGATTATCGCCAATATGCTATTCATGATATTACAGGCGGTGACGATTATGCCGCGATGAAACAAGTGCTCACCCGCCGCTATAAAAAGCAGCCATTACCTGACTTATTATTGATAGATGGTGGCAAGGGTCAACTGAGTATGGCAAAAGAAGTGTTGGTTGAGCTGGGAATACTGGGTGATACCTTGCTGATTGGGGTTGCCAAAGGTGAAGGTCGTAAGGCCGGCTTAGAAGTACTGCATTTCTTAGACCACGATCCACTGGATTTGCCGATGGACAGTAAAGCACTACATTTGCTAATGCATATTCGCGATGAGGCGCATCGGTTTGCGATTACTGCCCATCGTAAAAAACGCGATAAGCGCCGTTCATCATCCGTGTTAGAAGTGATTCCAGGACTGGGTGAAAAGCGCCGCCGCGATATACTCAATCATTTTGGCGGTATGCAGCAGTTATTAGGGGCCTCGCAGCAAGAGTTGGGCGGAGTGCCAGGTATTGGACCTGTGTTGGCTAAAACTGTTTATAAAGTCTTGCATGAGTAA
- the rpsP gene encoding 30S ribosomal protein S16 produces the protein MVVIRLARGGAKKRPFYQVVVADQRRARDGRYIENIGFFNPLAKESEEAVRVNMDAYNAWLEKGAQPSDRVASLVKAYNKAAASTEATA, from the coding sequence ATGGTTGTTATTCGTTTAGCACGGGGCGGTGCCAAGAAACGCCCATTTTATCAAGTTGTTGTTGCTGATCAACGCCGCGCGCGTGACGGTCGCTACATTGAAAACATCGGCTTTTTTAATCCGCTAGCTAAAGAGTCAGAAGAAGCGGTACGTGTAAATATGGACGCGTACAATGCGTGGCTCGAAAAAGGTGCACAACCTTCAGACCGCGTTGCTTCATTAGTAAAAGCTTATAACAAAGCTGCGGCCAGCACTGAAGCTACTGCTTAA
- the rimM gene encoding ribosome maturation factor RimM (Essential for efficient processing of 16S rRNA), which yields MSSVPDASTLMKIGQLKKPYGIKGWLWVFSDTDEHAEIFDIKQWWMKTATGMKPLTVKAWREQGTGLVAQFEQVPDRNVAETMNGATIWVAQDVLPETAEDEYYWSDLVGLRVMNEQEQYLGDITEMFETGAHDLMRVATTADSLDAEERLIPWHKQTVMQVDMASKTVLVAWPSDY from the coding sequence ATGTCATCTGTACCAGACGCCAGCACCCTTATGAAAATCGGTCAGCTCAAAAAGCCTTACGGCATAAAAGGTTGGCTTTGGGTGTTCAGCGATACCGATGAACACGCGGAAATATTTGACATCAAGCAGTGGTGGATGAAAACGGCTACTGGTATGAAGCCGCTAACTGTTAAAGCGTGGCGTGAGCAAGGTACAGGACTTGTGGCTCAGTTTGAGCAAGTTCCTGACCGTAATGTCGCTGAAACCATGAACGGTGCCACTATCTGGGTCGCGCAAGATGTCTTACCAGAAACAGCCGAAGATGAATATTATTGGTCGGATTTGGTTGGTCTTCGAGTCATGAATGAACAGGAGCAGTATCTTGGTGATATTACTGAGATGTTTGAGACTGGTGCCCATGATTTGATGCGTGTTGCCACAACTGCTGATAGTTTAGATGCTGAAGAACGCTTGATACCCTGGCACAAGCAAACCGTGATGCAGGTCGATATGGCCAGTAAAACGGTGCTTGTAGCTTGGCCAAGCGACTACTAG
- the rplS gene encoding 50S ribosomal protein L19, with protein MSNKHPLVQIIENAQLLERPSFAPGDTVVVQVKVREGERERLQAFEGVVIAKRNRGLNSAFTVRKTSSGVGVERAFQLHSPIIDSIVVKRRGAVRRAKLYYLRERSGKSARIREKLGVRPSKSAAQKKTDAGVPDAVKTAPGV; from the coding sequence ATGAGCAACAAGCACCCTTTGGTTCAGATCATTGAAAACGCTCAATTGCTTGAGCGCCCAAGCTTTGCCCCCGGCGATACCGTCGTGGTTCAAGTAAAAGTACGTGAAGGTGAGCGTGAGCGTCTACAGGCTTTTGAAGGCGTCGTTATTGCTAAGCGTAACCGCGGTTTAAACTCAGCGTTTACCGTCCGTAAAACTTCAAGTGGGGTCGGTGTTGAGCGTGCATTCCAATTGCATTCACCAATTATCGATAGCATTGTAGTGAAACGTCGCGGCGCTGTTCGCCGTGCGAAACTGTACTACTTACGTGAGCGTTCTGGTAAATCAGCACGTATCCGCGAAAAGCTTGGCGTCCGCCCATCAAAATCAGCAGCTCAGAAAAAAACTGATGCTGGTGTACCTGATGCGGTTAAGACTGCACCTGGCGTTTAA
- a CDS encoding HNH endonuclease, with translation MSRICQKDNYNIDNRVDEQGLCELCGRNVLLLTRHHLIPRSRHNKRRTQRNFSRDAMKADIAMLCRPCHSQVHCIFANHELASYYHTIERLKEHSEVQTFINWVKKRPAGLKISVRH, from the coding sequence ATGTCACGTATTTGTCAAAAAGATAACTACAATATCGATAACAGAGTAGATGAGCAAGGACTATGTGAGCTTTGTGGGCGTAATGTGCTGCTATTGACTCGCCATCACCTTATTCCTCGGTCTCGGCACAATAAGCGCCGCACTCAACGCAACTTTAGTCGTGACGCTATGAAAGCGGATATCGCTATGCTATGTCGGCCATGCCACAGTCAAGTCCACTGTATTTTTGCTAATCATGAGCTCGCGAGCTATTACCATACGATTGAGCGTTTAAAAGAACATAGCGAGGTACAAACGTTTATCAACTGGGTTAAGAAACGACCTGCAGGGCTCAAAATATCAGTCAGACATTGA
- a CDS encoding ATP-binding protein, with product MTTPSLPTPRKAWLSRSYSSSWLTTLTVAFIVIISVSLSIWFFWRSLYLPELKTHARYLTSELELINSVKKDWRDNPEIRQWVYQHSHVVVVENPGDFPLVADKAFVGIFTDVLQHEIGAQLGRPVEVYFKFKPTPQLWVQDSRDSSFWIREPVVYYSQYSPTLLILFLIGLPILTLLTIILLARQLNRPLRYLQRAATNYIRLGHATTLPTREGPTEIRQVNMAFNHLFTTLNQAQKERTIMLAGISHDLRTPLTRMRLTAEMLPDDFFREGLIYDIEDMDAILEQFISFMKDGSDEPVRLTDLDVIFNEIMVQFAPMKFIYQSEHNEAVPVRPLSIKRLVINLVNNANRYGKPPIYLSATVIPTFIETAEPEDSDVVTENEVNKEAQEQLMICVRDCGDGVAEDQLERIMQPFERGETARTTQGSGLGLAIVSRIARLHHGTVEAINHPDGGLQVCVRIPLISKVSETETLSAEAKDLSIAKNTIDDEDS from the coding sequence ATGACGACTCCAAGCCTGCCCACACCACGTAAAGCCTGGCTTTCACGTTCCTACTCTAGTAGCTGGCTCACCACTTTAACGGTCGCTTTTATTGTGATCATCAGTGTTAGTTTATCGATTTGGTTTTTTTGGCGTAGTCTGTATTTACCGGAGTTAAAAACGCATGCACGCTACCTGACCAGTGAGCTTGAGTTAATCAACAGTGTCAAAAAAGATTGGCGAGATAATCCAGAAATACGGCAATGGGTTTATCAGCATTCACATGTGGTCGTGGTCGAAAACCCAGGTGACTTTCCGCTGGTTGCAGACAAGGCTTTTGTAGGAATTTTTACCGATGTCTTGCAACACGAAATCGGCGCGCAGTTAGGACGTCCGGTCGAGGTTTATTTCAAGTTCAAACCTACCCCGCAGCTGTGGGTACAAGACAGCCGTGATAGCAGTTTTTGGATTCGCGAACCAGTGGTTTATTATTCGCAATATAGCCCGACCCTATTAATATTATTTTTGATCGGGCTCCCGATATTAACGCTGCTAACTATTATATTGTTAGCACGGCAATTAAACCGCCCGCTGCGCTATCTACAGCGTGCTGCCACTAATTATATCCGTCTTGGCCATGCTACTACCCTGCCTACGCGCGAAGGCCCTACTGAAATCCGCCAAGTGAATATGGCCTTTAATCATTTGTTCACCACTCTCAATCAAGCCCAAAAAGAGCGGACGATTATGCTCGCAGGTATTTCTCATGATTTGCGCACCCCACTTACCCGGATGCGCTTAACGGCTGAGATGCTACCAGATGATTTTTTTCGTGAGGGTTTAATCTATGACATTGAGGACATGGACGCCATTTTAGAGCAGTTTATTTCATTTATGAAAGATGGCTCCGATGAGCCAGTACGCCTAACCGACTTAGATGTGATATTTAATGAAATTATGGTGCAGTTTGCGCCAATGAAGTTTATTTATCAGTCAGAGCATAATGAAGCAGTACCAGTACGACCGTTATCAATCAAACGTTTGGTTATTAACCTAGTCAATAATGCCAATCGTTATGGCAAGCCACCAATTTACTTATCGGCGACTGTAATACCGACCTTCATAGAGACAGCTGAGCCAGAAGATAGCGATGTGGTCACTGAAAATGAGGTTAATAAAGAAGCGCAAGAACAATTGATGATATGCGTGCGTGACTGTGGTGATGGGGTCGCAGAAGACCAACTAGAGCGTATCATGCAGCCGTTTGAGCGTGGTGAGACCGCACGTACTACCCAGGGTAGTGGACTGGGTCTGGCGATCGTAAGCCGTATTGCACGCTTGCATCACGGCACCGTTGAAGCGATCAATCATCCGGATGGTGGATTACAAGTTTGTGTGCGGATTCCTTTAATTTCTAAAGTTTCTGAGACTGAGACGTTAAGCGCTGAGGCCAAAGACTTATCTATTGCTAAGAATACAATAGATGATGAAGATTCTTGA
- a CDS encoding thymidylate synthase, protein MINNKNEQAYLDLLRDVLENGTEKGDRTGTGTLSHFGAQLRFDLATGFPLLTTKKVHFKSIVYELLWFLTGSTHVDYLQQHNVRIWNEWATAEQTAHFNRPAGDLGPVYGHQWRNYGASKSADGSYNDDGVDQITKVIEQIKTNPNSRRLIVSGWNPCEAEQVALPPCHTMFQFFVADNKLSCQLYQRSADLFLGVPFNIASYALLTQMVAQVCGLEVGEFIWTGGDCHIYQNHREQAELQLTRTLFALPTLTLNPDINDIFAFKYDDISVDGYESHPAIKAKVAV, encoded by the coding sequence ATGATTAATAATAAAAACGAGCAAGCTTATCTTGATCTGCTTCGCGACGTCCTTGAAAATGGTACAGAAAAAGGTGATCGTACTGGAACCGGTACCCTTAGCCACTTTGGGGCACAGTTACGCTTTGATTTGGCCACAGGTTTTCCCTTATTGACCACTAAAAAAGTCCATTTTAAGTCCATCGTCTATGAGCTGCTTTGGTTCTTAACAGGTAGCACTCATGTTGATTATTTACAGCAGCATAATGTGCGGATTTGGAATGAGTGGGCCACTGCTGAGCAGACCGCGCATTTCAATCGCCCTGCGGGTGATTTGGGTCCGGTTTATGGTCATCAGTGGCGCAATTATGGCGCAAGTAAAAGTGCAGATGGTAGCTATAATGATGATGGTGTTGACCAAATCACTAAGGTTATCGAGCAAATAAAAACCAATCCTAATTCGCGACGCTTGATTGTTTCGGGCTGGAATCCTTGCGAAGCTGAACAGGTGGCGTTACCCCCTTGCCATACCATGTTTCAGTTCTTTGTCGCAGACAATAAGCTCTCTTGCCAGCTATATCAGCGCTCAGCTGATTTGTTCTTAGGCGTGCCATTTAATATTGCCAGCTATGCCCTATTGACTCAAATGGTAGCGCAAGTTTGCGGATTAGAAGTTGGCGAGTTTATTTGGACCGGCGGCGATTGTCATATTTACCAAAACCACCGTGAACAAGCCGAATTACAGCTGACGCGCACGCTTTTTGCATTGCCGACTTTGACCCTAAACCCAGATATCAATGATATTTTTGCTTTTAAGTATGATGACATCAGCGTTGATGGCTATGAGTCGCATCCCGCTATTAAAGCCAAGGTTGCCGTATAA
- a CDS encoding DUF4442 domain-containing protein, which yields MSLLPKNFETLKRKTKKGIMPLLTPHLLKLRINTYAPYVGAGIKVEHIDLDQGLCVVSMGLNALNKNIVGTQFGGSLYSMVDPFYMLMLMHQLGGSYVVWDKSSHIEFIAPGNSKVWTRMKIPSTEIATIQDLAKEGEAVFREYTTDIVNDQQKVVATVKKTIYIRLRKHSKSKDQSSRIDSLES from the coding sequence ATGAGTTTACTACCCAAAAACTTTGAGACCCTAAAACGTAAGACCAAAAAAGGCATTATGCCGCTACTGACTCCGCACCTGCTCAAACTACGTATTAACACTTATGCACCTTATGTCGGCGCTGGAATCAAGGTAGAGCATATCGATTTGGATCAAGGCCTATGCGTCGTTAGTATGGGACTTAACGCACTGAACAAAAACATCGTGGGGACACAGTTCGGCGGTAGTTTATACTCAATGGTCGATCCATTTTATATGCTGATGCTTATGCACCAGTTGGGTGGCAGCTATGTGGTTTGGGACAAGAGCTCACATATCGAGTTTATTGCACCTGGCAACAGTAAAGTCTGGACCCGGATGAAAATTCCCAGTACAGAAATTGCAACTATTCAGGATCTAGCAAAAGAGGGTGAGGCGGTTTTTCGTGAATACACGACAGACATCGTTAACGATCAGCAAAAAGTCGTTGCGACCGTCAAAAAAACCATTTACATCCGTCTACGTAAACACAGTAAGTCTAAAGACCAAAGCAGCCGTATAGACAGTCTAGAATCATAA
- a CDS encoding dihydrofolate reductase gives MSYANIQVAQIAAISNNRCIGKGNDLPWHISADLQHFKKMTTRDIPVDQPDNATNASLLQGIVIMGRKTFESMGSRPLPKRISFIITTQMDYAEQKGLVGRANVYVVHNLEDALTQAASLAHDLQLDTIWVIGGEQVFGEALIYTDRIELTHVNTMIDDGDAFYPELPSEFDVAQESEQMHDEKSNLDFKFVTYQRKSH, from the coding sequence ATGAGCTATGCTAATATCCAAGTCGCCCAAATTGCGGCTATCAGTAATAATCGCTGTATCGGCAAAGGTAACGATCTGCCTTGGCATATCTCAGCAGATTTGCAGCACTTTAAAAAAATGACCACACGTGATATACCCGTTGACCAGCCTGACAATGCTACTAATGCCAGCCTTTTACAAGGCATTGTCATCATGGGCCGCAAAACTTTTGAGTCGATGGGCAGTAGACCATTACCCAAACGTATTAGCTTTATTATTACCACGCAAATGGACTATGCCGAGCAAAAGGGTCTGGTAGGACGCGCTAACGTTTATGTGGTACATAATTTAGAGGATGCGCTTACCCAAGCCGCAAGCTTAGCGCATGACTTACAGCTTGATACCATTTGGGTGATTGGTGGTGAGCAAGTATTTGGCGAGGCCTTAATATATACTGACCGCATTGAGCTGACTCATGTGAACACTATGATTGATGACGGTGATGCTTTTTACCCAGAGCTGCCAAGTGAATTTGATGTTGCACAGGAATCTGAGCAAATGCACGATGAAAAGAGCAATTTAGACTTTAAATTTGTGACTTATCAAAGAAAAAGCCACTAA